A single genomic interval of Acetobacteraceae bacterium harbors:
- the purB gene encoding adenylosuccinate lyase, with the protein MVPRYSRPAMIAIWSAENRYKIWFEIEALACEAMANLGTIPREAAETIRRRGDEAMAAFSDADLARINEIEAATRHDVIAFLTWLAEKIGPDSRFVHLGMTSSDVLDTCLSVQLQQATDLLLQDMDAVLAALKKQAFTHKNTVTIGRSHGIHAEPTSFGLKMAGHYAEFARNRKRLETARSEIAVCAISGAVGTFAHLDPRVEAYVAEKLGLSCEEVSTQVIPRDRHAAYFCALAVTASAIERLATEVRHLQRSELREAEEFFYPGQKGSSAMPHKRNPVLSENLTGLARLVRGAAVPALENVALWHERDISHSSVERNIAPDATIGLDFALMRLAGMMDKLLIYPERMEANLNALGGVVHSGEVLLALAKSGFSREDAYRLVQKHAMATWTMLGKPEGRSFRENLLSDPEVTQHITLSALDAAMRSENHLVAVDDIFKKVFGA; encoded by the coding sequence ATGGTGCCCCGTTACAGCCGTCCGGCCATGATAGCTATCTGGTCTGCCGAGAACCGGTATAAAATCTGGTTCGAGATCGAGGCGCTCGCCTGTGAGGCCATGGCGAATCTGGGCACGATCCCGCGTGAAGCCGCTGAAACCATTCGCAGGCGCGGTGATGAGGCCATGGCGGCGTTTTCCGATGCGGATCTCGCCCGCATTAATGAGATTGAAGCGGCGACACGCCATGATGTCATCGCCTTTCTGACCTGGTTGGCTGAAAAAATCGGCCCTGACAGCCGCTTCGTTCATCTCGGCATGACATCTTCCGACGTGCTGGATACCTGCCTTTCCGTGCAGCTTCAGCAGGCGACTGATCTCCTGTTACAAGACATGGATGCGGTTCTCGCAGCCCTGAAGAAACAGGCTTTTACGCATAAAAACACGGTCACGATCGGCCGCAGTCACGGCATCCATGCGGAGCCAACGAGTTTCGGCCTTAAAATGGCCGGGCATTACGCTGAATTTGCGCGTAACCGGAAGCGACTCGAGACGGCGCGTTCAGAAATCGCTGTCTGCGCCATCTCCGGCGCGGTTGGCACTTTTGCGCATCTCGACCCCAGGGTTGAGGCTTATGTCGCCGAGAAACTTGGTTTAAGTTGTGAAGAAGTTTCCACCCAGGTCATCCCACGTGACCGTCATGCTGCTTATTTCTGCGCTCTCGCCGTGACAGCCAGCGCTATTGAGCGCCTGGCGACCGAAGTGCGCCACCTGCAACGTTCGGAATTGCGGGAAGCTGAGGAATTTTTCTATCCGGGGCAGAAAGGCAGCTCCGCGATGCCGCATAAGCGCAATCCGGTTTTGTCGGAAAATCTTACCGGCCTCGCACGCCTCGTCCGCGGCGCGGCCGTCCCGGCGCTTGAGAACGTGGCTTTGTGGCATGAGCGGGATATCAGTCATTCCTCCGTGGAGCGGAATATTGCCCCTGACGCCACAATCGGACTCGATTTTGCGCTGATGCGGCTTGCCGGTATGATGGACAAGCTTCTTATCTACCCGGAGCGTATGGAGGCCAATCTCAACGCGTTGGGCGGCGTGGTGCATTCCGGTGAGGTTCTTCTGGCGCTGGCCAAATCAGGCTTCTCACGGGAGGATGCTTATCGCCTCGTGCAGAAACATGCGATGGCGACATGGACCATGCTCGGCAAGCCGGAGGGACGGAGCTTCCGTGAAAATCTCCTCTCCGATCCGGAAGTGACGCAGCACATTACCCTCTCAGCCCTTGACGCGGCGATGCGAAGCGAGAATCACCTCGTCGCCGTGGACGACATCTTCAAAAAAGTTTTTGGCGCGTAA
- a CDS encoding YjbE family putative metal transport protein (Members of this highly hydrophobic protein family,regularly are found preceded by the yybP-ykoY manganese riboswitch (see RF00080). A metal cation transport function is proposed.): MAVTWAEAVSLIQILLIDVSLAGDNAIVIGLAVQGLAAGQKRRAIAVGVGLAALIRIILALVATKLLTVIGLTLAGGLLLLWVCWKMFRELRVSELEMEIIAPSKKLSSVILKIVIADLSMSLDNVLAVAGAAIGHPYLLALGLLLSILLMGFCAAAMAKLLERYRWIAWIGLIVVFYVAIRLIITGGFKVSVVIRQFIGQ; the protein is encoded by the coding sequence ATGGCAGTGACGTGGGCAGAGGCGGTGTCCCTCATTCAAATTCTTTTGATTGATGTCTCACTGGCGGGTGACAATGCCATTGTCATTGGTCTCGCCGTGCAGGGCCTCGCGGCAGGCCAGAAGAGACGGGCCATTGCTGTCGGGGTGGGGCTAGCCGCGCTCATCCGCATCATTCTGGCGCTGGTGGCGACCAAACTCCTGACGGTGATCGGGCTGACACTGGCGGGTGGGCTTCTGCTGCTCTGGGTCTGCTGGAAAATGTTCCGGGAGTTACGGGTTTCTGAGTTGGAAATGGAGATAATCGCCCCGTCCAAAAAACTTTCATCGGTCATCCTGAAAATCGTCATCGCGGATCTCTCAATGAGCCTCGATAATGTGCTTGCCGTTGCCGGGGCCGCCATCGGGCATCCCTATCTCCTGGCTCTCGGCCTGCTCTTATCCATTCTTCTCATGGGATTTTGCGCGGCGGCGATGGCGAAGTTGCTTGAGCGTTATCGCTGGATTGCCTGGATCGGACTCATCGTGGTTTTTTATGTCGCGATCAGGCTGATCATCACTGGTGGGTTTAAAGTCAGCGTGGTTATCAGGCAATTTATAGGCCAGTAA
- a CDS encoding lytic transglycosylase domain-containing protein, with the protein MRRSARMPTACRTSMGALLGVILSLSQPAVTAAAQNAPTSSVKVRVDQWVALMDTRNNPTLSEYAAFLSKRPFWPRRPALLARFQAKISVTNRTNDLSRYCPLFPLSDVPALNRCGPYLTDTHDQAIRIWESGREREGEETMLLNLIGSIPDQTAQVRRFHALMSRSRYVAARRQIARLSGVNRRAAPVELAFATKDATVEAQFNALPPALQHRSRVLLPYLRWLRLAGRQDEAVRLWKKTAFTVQAAHPSHGWMQERLRLAYDLLAAQDVPSALAMVSAPRPGGATTANLDAHFLAGWMALKQTHDYTEAEHEFALLTRQTNIIQRARGDYWMAQAKLAQGDKGVGTQMLQKAARFPTTYYGQLAIAALNHEEGYFRLTETSFPDLCKALRALPPVAATAPSRPDLIQAARYLASEGRIDDADVFLLAAWVNAESPAEMVAIARTSVRMKIYRPAVFAARRAGAQGVALYPEGWQHPDVTVPPGAFPAAFSWAVARQESSFDADIISPAQAVGLMQLLPGTARDMAHQVGVPNARKLTTEALKTPKLNMQLGTAYLSYLLGQLKEMPPIVLAAYNAGPTRAKRWLQARAINPESRNGDVIDWVENVPFAETRAYIQRVMENFKILEVEAENGQ; encoded by the coding sequence ATGAGACGATCTGCCAGGATGCCCACCGCGTGCCGCACTTCGATGGGCGCCTTACTGGGCGTGATATTATCGCTCTCCCAACCGGCTGTTACGGCCGCCGCCCAAAATGCGCCGACCTCATCGGTCAAAGTCCGGGTGGATCAATGGGTCGCGTTGATGGATACGCGCAACAACCCGACCTTGTCAGAATATGCTGCATTTCTGAGTAAACGCCCCTTCTGGCCACGGCGCCCGGCCCTGTTGGCGCGTTTTCAGGCGAAAATATCGGTCACAAATAGGACGAACGATCTCTCGCGCTATTGTCCCCTCTTCCCTCTTTCCGACGTGCCGGCACTTAATCGCTGCGGTCCCTATCTTACTGACACGCATGATCAGGCAATCAGAATATGGGAATCCGGGCGGGAGCGTGAGGGTGAGGAGACGATGCTACTCAACCTCATCGGTTCAATCCCGGATCAAACCGCGCAAGTAAGGCGTTTTCATGCGCTGATGTCGCGCAGTCGCTATGTGGCGGCCCGACGGCAGATCGCGCGTTTATCGGGTGTGAATCGCCGGGCGGCCCCGGTTGAACTGGCTTTCGCGACCAAGGATGCGACGGTTGAGGCGCAATTTAACGCCCTTCCCCCGGCCCTCCAGCATCGGTCACGCGTGCTTCTTCCCTACTTGCGATGGTTACGCCTGGCGGGGCGACAGGATGAAGCCGTGCGATTATGGAAAAAAACGGCTTTCACCGTGCAGGCAGCGCATCCCTCTCATGGCTGGATGCAGGAGAGGCTGCGCTTGGCCTATGACCTCCTCGCGGCGCAGGATGTACCTTCCGCCCTTGCGATGGTGAGTGCCCCCCGGCCGGGCGGCGCGACGACGGCAAATCTGGACGCGCATTTTCTCGCCGGATGGATGGCCCTGAAACAAACGCATGATTACACCGAAGCTGAGCATGAATTCGCCCTCCTCACGCGTCAGACCAATATCATCCAGCGCGCACGGGGCGATTACTGGATGGCGCAGGCCAAGCTGGCGCAAGGTGATAAAGGGGTCGGAACGCAGATGCTTCAGAAGGCGGCGCGCTTTCCGACGACTTATTATGGCCAGTTGGCGATTGCCGCGCTTAATCATGAGGAAGGTTACTTCCGCCTGACGGAAACATCTTTCCCCGACTTGTGCAAGGCTTTGAGAGCTTTGCCCCCAGTGGCCGCTACGGCCCCTTCCCGACCGGATCTGATCCAGGCGGCACGCTATCTGGCTTCGGAGGGACGTATTGATGATGCGGATGTGTTTCTCCTCGCAGCATGGGTCAATGCTGAAAGCCCGGCTGAGATGGTGGCTATTGCCCGGACGTCCGTCAGGATGAAGATTTACCGGCCCGCCGTTTTTGCCGCTCGAAGGGCGGGTGCGCAGGGTGTGGCGCTCTATCCGGAAGGGTGGCAGCATCCTGACGTTACCGTGCCTCCCGGTGCGTTTCCGGCGGCTTTCTCCTGGGCTGTCGCGCGTCAGGAAAGCAGTTTCGACGCTGATATCATCAGCCCTGCCCAGGCGGTCGGACTGATGCAGTTGCTACCGGGCACGGCGCGCGACATGGCGCATCAGGTTGGTGTGCCCAACGCCAGGAAGCTGACGACGGAAGCTCTTAAAACCCCCAAGCTCAATATGCAGCTCGGAACGGCCTATCTCAGTTACCTGCTCGGCCAGCTGAAGGAGATGCCGCCGATTGTTCTCGCTGCCTATAATGCCGGCCCGACCCGCGCCAAACGCTGGTTGCAGGCCCGGGCGATCAACCCGGAGTCGCGTAATGGGGATGTGATTGACTGGGTGGAGAACGTGCCTTTTGCGGAAACGCGCGCCTATATTCAACGTGTGATGGAAAACTTCAAAATTCTCGAAGTGGAGGCTGAAAATGGTCAATGA
- a CDS encoding CinA family protein yields MVNDRELLKLADTTIEVLRKRGLRVVAVESCTGGMVVSLLTAHAGASDVVEGGLITYSNTFKQDLVEVDRRTLDRDGAVSETVVVEMAIGALDCAVEANLAIAISGIAGPDGGTDEKPVGTVCFCLADDDGTRPICETRHFEGDRTAVRKAAAQHALELLIRGAEARDAQSA; encoded by the coding sequence ATGGTCAATGATCGCGAACTCCTCAAGCTTGCCGACACGACAATTGAGGTATTGCGAAAAAGGGGTTTGAGGGTCGTGGCAGTTGAGAGTTGCACAGGCGGCATGGTCGTGTCCCTCCTGACCGCACATGCGGGTGCGTCTGACGTCGTGGAGGGGGGGCTGATTACTTACTCCAACACGTTCAAGCAGGATCTTGTTGAGGTGGATCGCCGCACATTGGACAGGGATGGCGCCGTCAGTGAGACGGTTGTCGTCGAGATGGCCATTGGCGCGCTGGATTGCGCCGTCGAGGCCAATCTCGCGATTGCCATCAGCGGCATTGCAGGGCCTGACGGTGGAACGGATGAGAAGCCGGTGGGCACGGTGTGCTTCTGCCTCGCGGATGATGACGGTACCCGCCCGATTTGTGAGACACGTCATTTTGAGGGAGATCGCACAGCCGTCCGTAAGGCGGCCGCCCAACATGCGCTTGAGTTGCTGATCCGCGGGGCCGAAGCGCGTGATGCGCAATCAGCCTGA
- a CDS encoding type II toxin-antitoxin system RatA family toxin — protein MPTHAEQQIVAYTPEQLFDLVADVGKYPAFLPWCLRSVVKSSTEQELVSDLTVGFGPFQETFTSRVTLDRPSRIRVRYEKGPFRYLNNVWQFIPDARGTRVDFFVDFEFRSRLLQNAIGVVFNAGVRLMVSAFIRRAREIYGPPMIPVRDDVSK, from the coding sequence ATGCCCACTCATGCCGAACAGCAGATCGTCGCCTACACGCCTGAACAACTTTTTGACCTCGTTGCGGATGTCGGTAAATATCCGGCCTTCCTGCCATGGTGCCTGCGTTCGGTCGTCAAATCCTCGACGGAGCAGGAGCTTGTCTCCGATCTCACTGTGGGTTTCGGGCCGTTTCAGGAGACATTTACCAGTCGCGTGACGCTGGACCGCCCCTCCCGTATCCGGGTTCGATATGAAAAAGGGCCGTTTCGATATCTCAATAATGTCTGGCAGTTCATCCCCGATGCGCGCGGGACACGCGTCGATTTTTTCGTGGATTTCGAATTCCGCTCACGCCTGTTGCAAAATGCCATCGGCGTCGTCTTCAATGCGGGCGTGCGATTGATGGTCTCGGCCTTCATACGCCGGGCGCGGGAGATTTACGGCCCCCCGATGATCCCTGTGCGGGATGACGTTTCTAAATAA
- the lipA gene encoding lipoyl synthase → MKPSLQPGEAHSISDSVMQRIVIDHRKGRPPAERHPEKAHRPDNAVQRKPDWIRVRAPSSPVYQETRKLIRDKSLVTVCEEAACPNIGECWSQRHATMMIMGDICTRACAFCNVATGQPAELDHDEPRRVADAVASLALRHVVITSVDRDDLAEGGAAHFAATIRHIRAASPATTIEILTPDFLRKNNALDVVIGAKPDVFNHNIETVPRLYPSIRPGARYYQSLKLLDRVKQRDPEIFTKSGLMLGLGEDRMEVSQVMDDFRIADVDFLTLGQYLQPTPKHTSVARFIPPDEFDSYAAVARSKGFLQVSASPLTRSSYHADSDFAALRTARQQILQRDAKA, encoded by the coding sequence ATGAAGCCGTCCTTGCAGCCTGGGGAGGCGCACTCCATTTCTGACTCCGTCATGCAACGCATTGTCATTGACCACCGAAAGGGCAGGCCCCCCGCAGAGCGCCATCCAGAGAAAGCGCATCGGCCGGATAACGCTGTGCAGCGTAAACCGGACTGGATCCGCGTGCGCGCGCCGAGCAGCCCTGTTTATCAGGAGACGCGCAAGCTCATCCGCGACAAATCACTTGTCACAGTGTGCGAGGAGGCGGCTTGCCCCAATATTGGTGAATGCTGGTCGCAACGTCACGCCACCATGATGATTATGGGCGATATCTGCACGCGCGCCTGCGCTTTCTGCAATGTCGCGACCGGACAGCCAGCCGAATTGGACCATGATGAGCCTCGTCGGGTTGCCGATGCTGTGGCGAGTCTGGCGCTGCGGCATGTCGTCATCACCTCCGTTGATCGGGACGATCTTGCAGAAGGGGGCGCTGCCCACTTCGCCGCCACCATCCGTCATATTCGCGCCGCCTCCCCGGCGACCACGATCGAGATTTTAACTCCTGATTTTTTGCGTAAAAACAACGCTTTGGATGTTGTCATTGGCGCAAAGCCGGACGTTTTCAATCACAATATCGAGACTGTTCCACGCCTTTATCCGTCCATCCGTCCCGGCGCGCGTTACTACCAATCCCTGAAATTGCTCGACCGTGTCAAACAGCGTGATCCGGAAATCTTCACGAAATCCGGCCTGATGCTGGGGCTGGGTGAAGACAGGATGGAGGTGTCGCAGGTCATGGACGATTTCCGCATCGCTGATGTCGATTTCCTGACGTTGGGACAATATCTCCAACCGACACCGAAACACACTTCGGTCGCGCGCTTTATCCCGCCGGATGAATTCGACTCCTACGCGGCGGTCGCGCGCAGCAAGGGCTTTTTGCAGGTCAGCGCCAGCCCGTTGACGCGTTCCTCTTACCATGCTGACTCCGATTTCGCCGCTCTCAGAACGGCGCGGCAGCAAATTCTCCAGCGTGACGCGAAAGCCTGA
- the lpdA gene encoding dihydrolipoyl dehydrogenase: MDKFDIVIIGGGPGGYVAALRAAQLKLKVAVVEETHLGGICLNWGCIPTKALLRASEIHHQLHNLTGFGFSADNIQFDIKKIVERSRSVSRQLSKGVAHLLKKAKVTVYEGRGALDVQNGGDHIVAVTQQGKVAGQIAARHVILATGARARQLPGLETGSKTIWSYREALAPDAVPKRLLVIGTGAIGVEFASFYRQMGAEVTLIDVASRILPVEDEEISALAEKAFTKQGIKIITSTQVGALKQQGDHVTAHIEVKDQATDITVDRVIVAVGIVGNVENLGLEKTKVKLEKTHIVTDGYGRTAEENIWAIGDVAGAPWLAHKASHEGIIAVEKIAGLHPEKLHPLNIPGCTFSYPQIASVGLTEAKAKEAGRALKVGRFPFIGNGKALAMRETEGLVKTIFDAETGELLGAHMIGAEVNEMIQGYVIAKTGELTEAELKETVFPHPTISESMHEAVLAAWGGALHF; encoded by the coding sequence ATGGATAAATTTGACATTGTGATTATCGGTGGCGGCCCGGGCGGGTATGTCGCCGCCCTGCGGGCTGCACAGTTGAAACTGAAAGTGGCGGTGGTCGAGGAGACACATCTCGGCGGCATCTGCCTCAATTGGGGCTGCATCCCCACGAAAGCTTTGCTTCGCGCTTCCGAGATCCATCATCAGCTTCATAATCTGACAGGCTTCGGATTTTCAGCGGATAACATCCAGTTTGACATTAAAAAGATTGTTGAGCGCTCCCGTTCCGTTTCACGGCAGCTCTCCAAAGGCGTTGCGCATCTTCTGAAAAAAGCAAAAGTCACCGTCTATGAAGGCAGGGGCGCGCTTGATGTTCAGAATGGTGGTGATCACATCGTCGCAGTGACGCAACAGGGCAAGGTGGCGGGTCAAATCGCTGCCCGCCACGTCATCCTCGCGACGGGCGCGCGCGCGCGGCAGCTTCCGGGGCTGGAGACGGGCAGCAAAACAATCTGGTCCTATCGTGAGGCCCTCGCGCCCGATGCGGTGCCGAAGCGCCTTCTTGTCATCGGCACGGGCGCGATTGGCGTGGAGTTCGCGTCATTTTACCGTCAGATGGGCGCGGAGGTGACACTTATTGACGTCGCTTCGCGCATTCTCCCCGTTGAAGATGAGGAAATCAGCGCGCTGGCTGAGAAAGCCTTCACCAAGCAGGGGATCAAGATCATCACATCGACGCAGGTTGGTGCGCTGAAGCAGCAGGGTGATCATGTCACGGCCCATATTGAGGTGAAAGATCAGGCTACCGACATCACGGTGGACCGCGTCATTGTGGCGGTCGGCATTGTTGGTAATGTTGAAAATCTCGGCCTTGAGAAGACGAAAGTTAAACTCGAGAAGACGCACATCGTCACGGATGGCTATGGCAGGACGGCTGAAGAAAATATCTGGGCCATTGGCGACGTTGCCGGCGCACCCTGGCTGGCGCACAAGGCGTCTCATGAGGGCATTATTGCTGTCGAGAAAATCGCGGGCCTCCATCCGGAAAAACTGCATCCCCTCAACATCCCTGGCTGCACTTTCAGCTACCCGCAAATTGCCTCTGTGGGCCTGACGGAGGCGAAAGCGAAAGAGGCTGGTCGTGCACTAAAGGTCGGGCGCTTCCCCTTTATCGGGAATGGCAAAGCGCTGGCGATGAGGGAGACGGAGGGACTCGTCAAAACCATCTTCGACGCGGAGACGGGGGAACTCCTCGGCGCGCATATGATTGGCGCGGAAGTCAACGAGATGATTCAGGGTTACGTCATCGCCAAAACCGGTGAATTGACGGAGGCCGAGCTAAAGGAAACGGTTTTCCCGCATCCAACCATCTCGGAATCAATGCATGAAGCCGTCCTTGCAGCCTGGGGAGGCGCACTCCATTTCTGA
- a CDS encoding pyruvate dehydrogenase complex dihydrolipoamide acetyltransferase, whose product MVTSILMPALSPTMTEGTLAKWHVKTGDRVQSGDLIAEIETDKATMEVEAIDDGIIGRILIAEKTENVAVNTAIAVLLAEGEDPSATPKADARAPEAAKQAGKPAAEAPEKPAASQAEATAPRVKASPLARRIAKAGQVDLSSVKGTGPHGRIVKRDVESHTGDAHPATRQGEHPIATGRKGMFERKPSTSVPHSGMRKVIAHRLTESKQSVPHFYVSMDVELDALLKLRTELNAVMPDEKGAAVKISVNDMVIKAAALALRKVPGVNVSFTENEMIQHHVVDISIAVSVPGGLITPILRDADRLSLREISIEMKQLAQKARGAKLQPEEYQGGTFSISNMGMRGVKEFATIINPPQSAILAVSAGEKRAIVRDDALAISTVMTVTLSVDHRAVDGILGAEWLEAFRHIVQNPYLLVV is encoded by the coding sequence ATGGTGACCTCTATCCTGATGCCGGCCCTCTCTCCCACTATGACGGAGGGGACACTCGCCAAATGGCACGTCAAAACCGGCGACCGCGTGCAAAGCGGTGACCTGATTGCTGAAATTGAAACGGACAAGGCCACGATGGAAGTCGAGGCCATTGACGATGGCATTATCGGTCGCATCCTTATTGCGGAAAAGACGGAGAACGTTGCGGTAAACACTGCCATTGCCGTTCTCCTGGCTGAGGGAGAAGACCCGTCAGCGACCCCCAAAGCCGATGCGCGCGCCCCGGAAGCGGCAAAACAAGCCGGTAAACCTGCCGCTGAAGCACCCGAAAAACCTGCGGCGTCGCAGGCCGAAGCGACCGCCCCGCGTGTCAAAGCCTCCCCTTTGGCGCGACGCATCGCGAAAGCGGGGCAGGTTGATCTCAGCTCCGTCAAAGGCACGGGTCCGCACGGGCGCATCGTCAAACGGGACGTTGAAAGCCACACAGGGGATGCCCACCCCGCCACGCGGCAGGGTGAGCACCCGATCGCGACGGGTCGCAAAGGCATGTTTGAGAGGAAGCCATCCACGTCGGTCCCCCATTCCGGTATGCGGAAGGTCATTGCGCATCGCCTGACTGAATCTAAACAATCCGTGCCGCATTTTTATGTGTCGATGGATGTTGAGCTGGATGCGCTGTTGAAACTTCGCACAGAGCTCAACGCCGTCATGCCCGATGAAAAAGGTGCGGCTGTCAAGATTTCCGTCAATGATATGGTGATCAAGGCCGCGGCCCTGGCGCTCCGGAAAGTGCCCGGCGTCAATGTCAGTTTCACTGAAAATGAGATGATTCAACATCATGTCGTCGACATTTCCATCGCGGTGTCCGTGCCGGGTGGGCTGATCACCCCTATTTTGAGGGACGCAGATCGGCTGAGCCTTCGGGAAATCAGTATTGAGATGAAGCAACTCGCGCAGAAGGCACGCGGCGCGAAGCTTCAGCCTGAAGAATATCAGGGTGGCACCTTCTCAATCTCTAATATGGGAATGCGTGGCGTCAAAGAATTTGCCACCATCATCAATCCGCCCCAATCCGCGATATTGGCGGTTTCCGCCGGAGAGAAACGGGCTATCGTGCGTGACGACGCGCTCGCCATCTCGACGGTTATGACCGTGACATTATCTGTCGATCACCGCGCCGTTGACGGTATTCTCGGCGCGGAATGGCTCGAAGCCTTCCGCCATATTGTGCAAAATCCTTATCTCCTGGTGGTCTAG
- a CDS encoding pyruvate dehydrogenase complex E1 component subunit beta, with protein MATTITMPALSPTMTEGRLARWVKQLGDRVQSGDVIAEIETDKATMEVEAVEDGILSRLLVKEGTKNVAVNAPIAILSQDGESVDDALPVNAPPVTESATISSPPAPPVTQGGAEADRDWGATELITVREALRDAIAAEMTRDGDVFLMGEEVAQYQGAYKVSQGLLERFGEKRMIDTPITEHGFTGMAVGAAYTGLKPIVEFMTMNFSMQAIDHIINSAAKTLYMSGGQLNCPIVFRGPNGAASRVAAQHSQCYASWYAHVPGLKVVAPWSAADAKGLLRAAIRDPNPVVFLENEILYGQKFPCPVDEDFILPIGKAKIEREGKNVTLVAYSIMVGAALEAAEKLAEQGIEAEVINLRSLRPLDTATIIESVSKTHHVVSVEEGWPVAGIGAEICAVICEKAFDELDAPPARVCGLDIPLPYASNLEKLALPQPDWVVEAVRKLF; from the coding sequence ATGGCGACGACAATTACCATGCCGGCGCTTTCCCCCACCATGACGGAAGGCAGATTGGCCCGTTGGGTCAAGCAATTGGGAGACCGCGTCCAATCCGGCGATGTCATTGCTGAAATTGAGACAGATAAGGCGACGATGGAAGTTGAAGCCGTGGAAGACGGCATTCTGTCGCGGCTTCTGGTGAAAGAAGGGACGAAAAACGTCGCCGTCAACGCCCCGATCGCGATCCTCTCCCAGGATGGCGAGTCTGTGGACGATGCGCTTCCCGTAAATGCTCCACCCGTCACAGAAAGCGCGACTATTTCCTCACCTCCTGCGCCGCCTGTCACTCAAGGGGGTGCCGAGGCTGACAGGGATTGGGGGGCGACTGAACTCATCACGGTGCGTGAGGCTTTGCGTGACGCCATAGCGGCGGAGATGACGCGGGATGGTGATGTCTTCCTGATGGGGGAAGAGGTCGCACAATATCAGGGGGCTTATAAAGTCTCTCAAGGGCTGCTTGAGCGCTTCGGTGAGAAACGGATGATCGACACCCCGATCACCGAACATGGTTTCACAGGCATGGCGGTGGGCGCGGCCTATACGGGTCTCAAACCGATCGTCGAGTTCATGACAATGAACTTCTCGATGCAAGCCATTGATCATATTATAAATTCAGCCGCTAAAACGCTTTATATGTCAGGCGGACAGCTCAATTGTCCGATTGTCTTCCGGGGGCCGAATGGCGCGGCGTCGCGCGTGGCGGCCCAGCACTCGCAATGTTACGCAAGCTGGTATGCGCATGTGCCGGGCCTCAAAGTTGTGGCACCATGGTCAGCCGCCGATGCGAAAGGGCTTCTGCGCGCCGCCATACGCGACCCTAACCCTGTCGTTTTCCTTGAGAATGAGATTCTTTACGGCCAGAAATTTCCGTGCCCCGTCGATGAGGATTTCATTCTGCCCATCGGCAAGGCTAAAATTGAGCGTGAGGGCAAGAATGTCACCCTTGTCGCCTATTCCATCATGGTGGGCGCCGCGCTTGAAGCGGCTGAAAAACTCGCTGAGCAGGGCATTGAGGCGGAGGTTATCAATCTACGCAGTCTCAGGCCGCTCGATACGGCGACAATCATTGAGAGCGTCAGCAAAACCCATCATGTCGTCTCCGTTGAGGAAGGCTGGCCTGTCGCAGGCATTGGTGCTGAAATCTGCGCCGTGATCTGTGAAAAGGCGTTTGACGAGCTTGATGCACCGCCCGCTCGCGTTTGCGGGCTTGACATCCCGCTGCCATATGCGAGCAATCTGGAGAAGCTGGCGCTTCCCCAACCGGATTGGGTTGTTGAAGCCGTGCGTAAACTTTTTTAA